The nucleotide window GGGAGGCCCGACTCACGCGGGCGGCAGGCGATGCGAGCGGAGGAGCGTAAAGCGACCGACCCACCACCAAGTTCAACCAGGCACGGACAGGAGGGAAGCAGCGACGTAGCTCGCGTCGCCTGCGGCCCGCCCCCCACCCCGGGCACCAAACACCGTTGCGTCCGGCCAACCCGCGGTTATAGCGCGCGCTCGGCCGGACGTTACGGAGATGGTGGGGGCCGGAAAGGAGGGTGACTAGCCTTCCCGCAGGAGAACCCCTTGGCGGACGGTTTGGAGCGCATGGCGGCGCAGGCATCTTCGGTGGACCCCGTCATGCGGCGCTCGATTTGGATCGCGGCGTTCGGGACGGTGGTGGAGTGGTACGACTTCAGCCTCTACCTCTACCTCACGCCGGTCATGGGCCGAGTCTTCTTCCACAGCGAACACTCGACGATCCGCGCCTACCTGGTGTTCGCCATCGCCTACCTGATGCGTCCGGTGGGGGCCATGTTCTTCGGCCACTTCGGCGATCGGATGGGCCGGCGCATCAGCCTGGTCATCTCCGCCGGGGTGATGGCGGTGGCCATGGCGATCACCGCGCTGTTGCCGTCGTATGACCGGATCGGACCGTACGCGGGTGTGCTGCTGTTGCTCCTGCGTGCACTCATGGGGTTCTCGGTCGGCGGTGAGTACACCGGCATCCTCGTCTACCTGCTGGAGGTCACCGGGCCACGGCGACGGGGGTATGTGGCCAGCTGGGCGCCGGCCACGAGCCAGATCGGGGCGCTGCTGGCGGTGGGCCTGGCCACCCTGTTCACCGCCCAGCTGTCCGACGATGCGCTCGACGCGTGGGGTTGGCGGGTGCTCTACGGCGTCGGGGCGCTGCTGGCGACCGGCATGCTGCTCGCCCGCCGCTCGCTGCACGAGACGCCAACCTTCGACCGGCTCCGGGCGCAAGGGCGCATCTCGCGCGCTCCGCTGCGCGACGTGCTGCGCGAACAACCTCGCGGGGTGCTGGCCGCGTTCATCATGAGCGCGCTGGGCTCGGTCTCCTATTACGTCGCGATCGGCTACGTACCCACCTTCCTTTCCGATGTCGTCGGGAGGTCCCCGGTCAGCTCTTTGGCCCTGTCCACCATCGCCGGCGCGATCGTCTTCGCGGTCACCCCGGTCATCGGATGGCTCTCCGACGTCACCGGCCGCAAACCGGTGATGATCGGCACCGCGCTGGCCATCGCCCTCCCCGCCCTGCCCCTCTTCGCCGTGCTGAACGCGGGGACCTCCGGACCCACGCTCGCCGCCATGGTGGCGCTCGCGGTGCCGGCGGCGGCGGCCAGCGCCGTCTTCGCTTCCGCCATCCCGGAACAGCTCGCCGCCGTCGGGCGGTTCAGCGGACTTGCCCTCGGCTACAACGCGGCCACGGCGCTGTTCGGCGGCCTCAGCCCGCTGATCGCCTCGGTCCTGGTCTCGGTCACGGGGTGGCGCCTCGCGCCCGCAGTTTTCCTGCTCGGCACCGGACTACTCGTCCTGCCCTTCCTGGTCCGGCTACCGGAGACCGCTCACCAGCCGCTACCCGACGAGCCCCGCAGGTGATGGAGGTGAGCGCTACTTCTGCTGCAGGCCCCCGAGAAAGTCAGCAGCCTGACGCATGGTCACATCGCCGGGCTGCACCACGGGTTGCAACTGGTCGGCTCCCTTCCGCGTCCCGTCCGCCATGGCCTGCAGGAAGGCATTGGCCTGCGGGTTGAACTGGGCCAACGGCGCCGTGCCCTGACGGCCGGCGTCGATGAACTTCGCCGACCCCGGCGCCATCGCCTGGAACGTCTGCGGGCCCGCGCCCTCCGCCAACAACACCTGGGAGGTCACCGGGTTGGCCTGCGGCGGGAACTGCGACACGCCCAGGTTCAACAACCCGGTGCCGATGCCATAGATCTCCGGCAGCACCAGCGTGGACCCGGTCGCGCAGTAGTCGAAGAAGTTCGACAGCCCGGTTACCCGGGGCGGCGGTGCATCATCGGCGTGTGCCGCGGGCGCGAACCCCAGCAGCGAACCACCCGCCACCACCACAGCCAGCAAAACCTTCATCGTCGTCCTCTCGCTCATGCGGCGTCCTTGCCCAGGTACGCGGCCTGCACCTCGGCGCTGGTGCGCACGTCCTGCGCGGTGCCGGCCATCAGCGGCTTGCCGAAGTCCAGCACGAAAATCCAGTCACAGATGTCCAGCACCAAACTCATGTCGTGCTCGACCATGAGGATCCCGATGCCGCGCAGCGCCACCAGGTCCCGCAGCAGCTCACCGAACGCCTTGGACTCCGCCGGGTCCAGACCCGACGACGGCTCGTCGAGCAGCAGGATCCGCGGCCGCCGGGCCATCGCCCGGGCGAGCTCCACCAGCCGGCCCTGACCGGTGGACAGCGACCCCACCACCCGATCGGCCATCGGCGCCAACCCGGTGTCGTGCAGGATCTCGTCAGCCGCCCGGCGGATCTCCCGTCGCCGCGCCCGACCCGCGGATCGCAACCCCAGTTGGGAAACCGGGTCCCAGCTCAACCAGCGGGCCTCAACGCCGAACTCCACGTTCTCCCGCACGGTCATCGTGGTGAACAGCTCCAGGCGCTGGAACGTGCGGCCCAGGCCCATCCGCGCACGACGTGACGGCCCGTGCCGCGCGAGGTCCTCGCCGTCGAGGGAAACCTTGCCCGCTGCCGCCGCCTGCAGCCCGCTGCACACGTTGAACAACGTGGTCTTGCCCGCGCCGTTCGGACCGATGAGGCCGGTAATCCGGCCGGGCGGGGCGTGCACGCTCACCCCGTCCAACGCGGTCAGTCCACCGAAGCGGACAACGACGTCCTCGGCCCGCAGGCCTTCCGCCTGGCTCATGCCACTCCCTCCCCCAGATACCGGGAGAACACCGCGCCGCCCTCGCACTGCGCGGGCTCGCCGACAAACACCACCCGGCCCTTGTGCAGGATGTAGACGTAGTCCGCGATGGCCAACGCCCGGTGCACGTACTGCTCGACGATGAGCAGCGAGCGGCCCTCCGCCTTCAACATGGCCACCGCGTTGAACAACTCGTCGATGACCACCGGCGCCAAC belongs to Sporichthyaceae bacterium and includes:
- a CDS encoding ABC transporter ATP-binding protein, which produces MSQAEGLRAEDVVVRFGGLTALDGVSVHAPPGRITGLIGPNGAGKTTLFNVCSGLQAAAAGKVSLDGEDLARHGPSRRARMGLGRTFQRLELFTTMTVRENVEFGVEARWLSWDPVSQLGLRSAGRARRREIRRAADEILHDTGLAPMADRVVGSLSTGQGRLVELARAMARRPRILLLDEPSSGLDPAESKAFGELLRDLVALRGIGILMVEHDMSLVLDICDWIFVLDFGKPLMAGTAQDVRTSAEVQAAYLGKDAA
- a CDS encoding MFS transporter, with protein sequence MRRSIWIAAFGTVVEWYDFSLYLYLTPVMGRVFFHSEHSTIRAYLVFAIAYLMRPVGAMFFGHFGDRMGRRISLVISAGVMAVAMAITALLPSYDRIGPYAGVLLLLLRALMGFSVGGEYTGILVYLLEVTGPRRRGYVASWAPATSQIGALLAVGLATLFTAQLSDDALDAWGWRVLYGVGALLATGMLLARRSLHETPTFDRLRAQGRISRAPLRDVLREQPRGVLAAFIMSALGSVSYYVAIGYVPTFLSDVVGRSPVSSLALSTIAGAIVFAVTPVIGWLSDVTGRKPVMIGTALAIALPALPLFAVLNAGTSGPTLAAMVALAVPAAAASAVFASAIPEQLAAVGRFSGLALGYNAATALFGGLSPLIASVLVSVTGWRLAPAVFLLGTGLLVLPFLVRLPETAHQPLPDEPRR